In Lolium rigidum isolate FL_2022 chromosome 3, APGP_CSIRO_Lrig_0.1, whole genome shotgun sequence, the genomic window GCCCCTCCTCAACCCCTTCGATTTCCCCCCTTCCCTCTCCGCCGCCGAGTTCAGATCTGGGACCGGCGGCGCCGCAATGCCGCCCGCCCGCCGAGGGTTTAATCCCGACTGACATCGCGTTTTACTCTACCTTTGTTTTTTCCTGAACGAATTCATGGTGCGTGCAGCCGGGGACTGGCTGCAGGGCCCCTACGTCTACTACCTCTACAGCCAGTACGGCTTCGACAAGGGCGACATCGGCCGCCTCTTCATCGCCGGCTTCGGCTCCTCCATGCTCTTCGGCACCATCGTAGGCTCACTCGCCGACAAGCAGTACGCCCTCCTTTGCCTTCACCCCTGCGAATTTCTCTGAATGCAGATCCCCAAATTGAACTCACTCGTGACAACCATTTGTTCAGGGGCCGCAAGCGGGCCTGCGTCACCTACTGCATCACCTACATCCTCAGCTGCATCACCAAGCACTCGCCCCAGTACCGGGTGCTCATGATCGGCCGCATCCTCGGCGGCGTCGCCACCTCCCTGCTCTTCTCCGCCTTCGAGTCGTGGCTCGTCGCAGAGCACAACAAGGTACTCTACTCTACTGCTGTGCTGACTGACGGAAACCCAGATCTGCTAGCCCGCTCGCCACTACTGTCTCTTTCAGCGTCCACTCTCCCACCACTGTCGCTTTTCGGCTGGGCTGCCTTTAACTTTAATCCAAAGCTTAATCCATTATACTGATGTTCCTCAACCAAAAAGTCATCATGCACTAGAATGGTCATCTTAGGATTGTGTCTATCCTACTTGATGCTGCATACTAGTACTTCCTTAGCTTTCTTGTTAGAATAAATTACTATATAATATGCTGGATGTTTGACTAGTAATGCTCCAAGCCACATATTAAAATTGAGCTATGTGTTAGTATAAAACTGAAGATCTGGTCTATGCTTAATACAATGCCCAGGAAAACGGCACCTTTGTCAGGATCTGAACACCACTCAAGTCTTGCTGGTTGCACAAGCTTAAACCCACCATGTTCTGTCTCTGTTCCATCACTTGTCCCTCTGTCGGTGGATCAGGTCAGGTGGTTGCCGACTTGCCATTGGCAGGAGGGTGGCCATTTAACAGGCATGGCCCCGTTTAATAAACCTCTTTACGATGTCCTTACTGGGATTTCGTCCTTTTATTCGGCCATGTGCTGTCGGTACTAATAGTGTACCCACGCAATCATCCTAAGAATCCAAGGGTCCAGCACAGTATCTGCAGCATGTGACACTCGATTTAGTGGCCTGCTGCCCGTGATCTACCACAGTATCTGATCCTTGTCACTTAGAAATTATGCATTATCTTATTGCCTTGTTGATTGGCACTGGCAGTGTGGATATTCACCTTGATGTTTCCCTTCACAGAGAGGCTATGATCCGCAGTGGCTGTCCATCACCTTTTCCAAGGCTATATTTCTCGGCAACGGGCTGATTGCCATCATCGCTGGGCTGTTTGCAAACCTGCTTGCTGACAACCTGGGCTTTGGTCCTGTGGCTCCGTTTGATGCAGCTGCATGCTTCCTCGCAATAGGCATGGCTATCATTATGTCCTCATGGAGCGAAAACTATGGAGATTCATCTGAAGGCAAGGACTTGATCGCTCAGTTCAAGGGTGCTGCCAAGGCAATTGCTTCAGGTATGCTTAACAACTGCAACAAAATATCAGTTGTGTACTGCAACTTAGAATTGGTATTCTAACACGATCCACAAATCTTCAGATGAAAAGATTGCGTTGCTGGGAGCCATACAGTCATTGTTCGAGGGTTCGATGTACACCTTTGTCTTCCTCTGGACTCCAGCATTGAGCCCAAATGACGAAGACATTCCTCATGGCTTTATATTTGCGACGTTCATGCTCTCATCTATGTTGGGTAGCTCCATTGCTTCACGCCTATTGGCCCGGAAAATGAAGGTCGAAGGTTATATGCAGATAGTGTTTTCAGTATCAGCAGTCACCCTTTTCCTCCCTGTTGCCACCAGCGTAAGACCACGATTCGCTACTGTTCATTTTTTAAATTCAAGTCCATTCTAAGTTATCTGATATTGTTCTTCTAATGTCCAACAGCTCCTAGTGCCAGCTTCACTGAAAGGAAACGGCATCTCATTTGCAGGCTCACTACAACTGCTTGGTTTCTGTACCTTTGAGTCATGTGTCGGCATTTTCTGGCCATCTATCATGAAAATGAGGTCTCAATATATTCCTGAGGAGGCAAGAAGCACGATCATGAATTTCTTCCGTATACCGCTGAACCTGTTTGTATGCGTGGTGCTGTACAATGTAAGTGCAGTATTTTCCTTTTACCAGTATCAATTGATCGTGATCTGTCAGGATTATTTGGCAAGCACGGCACAAGAAGTTTTGGTTGACAACGGTTACTTATGAACATTACCTTGCAGGTGAACGCGTTCCCTATCACCGTCATGTTTGGCATGTGCTCCATCTTCCTCTTCATGGCAGCAATCTTGCAGAGACGGCTAATGGTTGTTGCTGACCTACACAAACTATCAACAAGTATGTTCTCTTTTGATCTATTCCAGCAGAGATGAAAACGGCATTCTTCTTTCCGATAGACATATCAATTCAGTTAACCTAACTGCTAACTATACTGCAGAAGCACAAGAGATGACTGGGGAAGACGAACCACTAAATCCTTGAAAGGCCAAGAGAATCGAGATGCCATCTGTTCATACTCCTGTGTCTTCTCCACCTGGCGGCTGAATAAGATGAAAGTGAGAAAAGCCTGGAGGGGAATGTTTTTTTCTTGTAACTTCGTTTATGTAGGGCAGATCGATGATTGTTAGGTGCGAGCACGATACATAGCTGAGATAAGAAAAGTTTCGGAGTGAATTGGTGGTATAGGCTATTCATGTTGTCATTCATCACATGGCATTATTTGCGTTTAAATCGCTGGAGTGTGTTCATTGAAGCTATACTAGGAGGCagtggcgcggcgcacgccgcgcccgtgggctGAAAATTTGGTTCCAACAATGTTGATCAAACTTCATAAATTTCCACTTTAAAAAGTTGCAATTGATTTTAAAAAGGAGGCAATATATATGTCTGTGTATTTTATGCTCCTGAAAATTCTATGTACATATGACTCCCATGAATGTATGCCAAATAAATCAAATTAGATTGCAATTTCCCTTGAATTATCAATACGCttttatgtggatatattcaatacgaCATTACTTTCCAaataattttttaacacttgtaAAGCTACCGAGCTTACAAATTGGTGGGTTTTTTTTTACGTAGGTCATAAATTATAGCTCACATTCAAGATTTGAGTTGAGTTGGAAGGGTCAAAGAAATTTCATACCCG contains:
- the LOC124694194 gene encoding molybdate-anion transporter-like — protein: MEAFYYVVFGALSAVVAGLELGKSGKDRVATPTAFNAFKNNYVLVYSLMMSGDWLQGPYVYYLYSQYGFDKGDIGRLFIAGFGSSMLFGTIVGSLADKQGRKRACVTYCITYILSCITKHSPQYRVLMIGRILGGVATSLLFSAFESWLVAEHNKRGYDPQWLSITFSKAIFLGNGLIAIIAGLFANLLADNLGFGPVAPFDAAACFLAIGMAIIMSSWSENYGDSSEGKDLIAQFKGAAKAIASDEKIALLGAIQSLFEGSMYTFVFLWTPALSPNDEDIPHGFIFATFMLSSMLGSSIASRLLARKMKVEGYMQIVFSVSAVTLFLPVATSLLVPASLKGNGISFAGSLQLLGFCTFESCVGIFWPSIMKMRSQYIPEEARSTIMNFFRIPLNLFVCVVLYNVNAFPITVMFGMCSIFLFMAAILQRRLMVVADLHKLSTKAQEMTGEDEPLNP